Proteins encoded together in one Chloroflexota bacterium window:
- a CDS encoding ribulose-phosphate 3-epimerase, which yields LDVHLMIEKPELMIPAFAKAGADIITVHVETCPHLHRTLQQIREFGVKPGVTLNPATPLATLEEILEAVEQVLIMSVNPGFGGQSYIPGSSAKITRLRQMLDTRGLQHVDIEVDGGVKTHNVAEIVAAGANVIVAGSAIFNQKASVTKNVQAFRAALT from the coding sequence CTGGATGTTCACTTGATGATCGAAAAACCTGAATTGATGATTCCGGCATTCGCCAAGGCCGGTGCAGACATCATCACCGTTCATGTAGAAACCTGCCCGCATTTGCACCGCACATTGCAGCAAATCCGCGAATTTGGTGTAAAGCCCGGCGTTACGCTGAACCCGGCTACACCACTGGCTACACTTGAAGAAATTCTCGAAGCAGTCGAACAGGTTTTGATTATGTCGGTCAATCCGGGGTTCGGCGGGCAATCCTACATCCCTGGCAGCAGCGCCAAAATTACCCGTTTGCGGCAAATGCTGGATACGCGCGGCTTGCAACATGTGGATATTGAGGTCGATGGTGGTGTAAAAACCCACAACGTGGCCGAGATTGTTGCGGCAGGCGCGAATGTCATCGTTGCCGGTTCGGCTATCTTTAACCAAAAAGCCAGCGTCACCAAGAATGTTCAGGCTTTCCGCGCAGCATTGACCTAA
- a CDS encoding inositol-3-phosphate synthase has protein sequence MANKRNKVRVAIIGVGNCASSLVQGIEYYRNATDEMEIPGLMNATLGGYHISDIEFSAAFDVVASKVGKDLSEAIWAEPNNTIRFTEVPHLNVPVHRGMTHDGLGKYLGSKVEKATGPTDDIIGILKETQTDVVINFMPVGSEMATKWYVEQVLEAGCGFVNGIPVFIATSEYWSKRFLDRGLPIIGDDIKSQVGATIVHRVLTNLFKDRGIHLDRTYQLNFGGNMDFYNMLDRDRLESKKISKTQAVTSQLPYDLGDENVHVGPSDYVPWLTDRKWAQIRMEGRAFGDVPLNLELKLEVWDSPNSAGVMIDALRCAKIALDRKIAGPLIAPSSYFMKSPPQQFTDDIARQKVEDFINSDA, from the coding sequence ATGGCAAATAAACGCAATAAAGTCCGCGTGGCAATTATTGGGGTGGGCAACTGCGCATCGTCACTTGTGCAAGGGATAGAATATTACCGCAACGCCACGGATGAGATGGAGATCCCCGGTTTGATGAATGCAACTCTGGGAGGGTACCATATCAGCGATATTGAGTTCTCAGCAGCATTTGATGTTGTCGCTTCCAAAGTTGGCAAAGACCTCAGCGAAGCAATTTGGGCTGAACCCAATAATACCATTCGCTTTACTGAAGTTCCGCATCTAAATGTGCCGGTTCATCGCGGCATGACACATGATGGGCTGGGCAAATATCTGGGCAGCAAAGTAGAAAAGGCGACTGGCCCAACCGATGATATTATTGGGATTCTCAAAGAAACTCAAACCGATGTAGTGATTAACTTCATGCCGGTTGGCTCCGAAATGGCGACCAAATGGTATGTGGAACAAGTTCTCGAAGCCGGGTGTGGATTTGTCAACGGGATTCCGGTGTTTATTGCGACTTCTGAATATTGGAGCAAGCGCTTCCTGGATCGCGGGTTGCCGATTATTGGGGATGATATTAAAAGTCAGGTGGGCGCAACTATCGTACACCGCGTGTTGACTAACCTGTTCAAAGATCGCGGCATCCACTTAGATCGCACGTACCAGTTAAATTTTGGCGGCAACATGGATTTCTACAATATGCTCGACCGCGATCGGTTGGAATCCAAAAAAATCTCGAAAACTCAGGCTGTCACCAGCCAACTCCCTTACGATCTTGGCGACGAAAATGTGCACGTTGGCCCCAGCGACTATGTTCCCTGGCTGACTGACCGCAAGTGGGCGCAGATTCGCATGGAGGGGCGCGCCTTTGGCGATGTGCCGCTGAATCTCGAACTAAAACTCGAAGTTTGGGATTCGCCTAATTCGGCTGGCGTGATGATCGACGCATTGCGCTGTGCCAAAATTGCACTTGATCGTAAAATTGCGGGGCCATTGATTGCGCCATCCAGCTATTTTATGAAATCACCTCCCCAACAATTTACCGATGATATTGCACGTCAAAAAGTTGAGGATTTTATCAACAGCGACGCGTAG
- the rpiA gene encoding ribose 5-phosphate isomerase A: MNLKQQAARKALEFVQSGMTLGLGSGSTTAYFVEMLGESIRQGRLTHIKGVPTSLSTAQQARSLGIPLVRLSEHPNLDLAVDGADEVDPNFNLIKGLGRALLREKIVEIHAQHFIVIVDESKLVPALGRRFPLPLELVQFEHEVQIAWLNTLG, encoded by the coding sequence ATGAACCTGAAACAACAAGCCGCTCGCAAGGCGCTCGAATTCGTCCAAAGCGGGATGACCCTCGGGCTGGGCAGCGGCTCCACGACTGCCTATTTTGTGGAGATGCTCGGAGAGAGTATCCGGCAAGGGCGGCTGACCCACATCAAAGGAGTCCCGACATCGCTCTCAACTGCGCAACAGGCGCGCAGCCTGGGGATTCCCCTGGTGCGATTAAGCGAGCATCCCAACCTAGACCTGGCGGTGGATGGCGCCGATGAGGTGGATCCAAACTTCAATCTGATCAAAGGATTGGGGCGCGCCCTCCTGCGGGAGAAAATCGTCGAGATACACGCACAGCACTTCATCGTCATCGTTGACGAATCGAAGCTCGTGCCCGCGCTGGGGCGACGCTTCCCGCTCCCACTGGAGTTGGTGCAATTCGAGCATGAAGTCCAGATTGCCTGGCTCAATACGCTGGG